Proteins from a genomic interval of Streptomyces sp. Tu6071:
- the npdG gene encoding NADPH-dependent F420 reductase: MTTTDDHAQKPPRKDPWELPDVSGLVVGVLGGTGDQGRGLAYRLALAGQKVIIGSRAAERAAGAAAEIGHGVEGADNAECARRSDIVIVAVPWDGHKALLASLREDLAGKLVVDCVNPLGFDKKGAYALTPEEGSAAEQAASLLPDSRVTAAFHHLSAVLLQDPAVESIDTDVLVLGEARADTDLVQALAQRITGMRGVFAGRLRNAHQVESLVANLISVNRRYKGHAGLRVTDV, encoded by the coding sequence ATGACTACCACGGACGACCACGCGCAGAAGCCGCCCCGCAAGGACCCCTGGGAGCTCCCCGACGTCTCCGGGCTCGTCGTCGGCGTGCTCGGCGGCACGGGCGACCAGGGGCGCGGCCTCGCCTACCGCCTCGCGCTCGCGGGCCAGAAGGTGATCATCGGCTCGCGGGCCGCCGAGCGGGCAGCCGGTGCCGCCGCCGAGATCGGGCACGGTGTCGAGGGCGCGGACAACGCGGAGTGCGCGCGCCGCAGCGACATCGTGATCGTCGCGGTGCCCTGGGACGGCCACAAGGCGCTCCTCGCCTCGCTGCGCGAGGACCTCGCGGGCAAGCTCGTCGTCGACTGCGTCAACCCGCTCGGCTTCGACAAGAAGGGCGCCTACGCCCTCACGCCCGAGGAGGGCAGCGCCGCCGAGCAGGCCGCGTCCCTCCTCCCCGACTCGCGCGTCACGGCGGCCTTCCACCACCTCTCCGCCGTGCTCCTCCAGGACCCCGCCGTCGAGAGCATCGACACCGACGTCCTCGTGCTCGGCGAGGCCCGTGCCGACACCGACCTCGTCCAGGCCCTCGCCCAGCGCATCACGGGTATGCGCGGCGTCTTCGCCGGGCGGCTGCGCAACGCGCACCAGGTCGAGTCGCTCGTCGCCAACCTCATCTCCGTCAACCGCCGCTACAAGGGCCACGCGGGCCTGCGCGTGACGGACGTCTGA
- the map gene encoding type I methionyl aminopeptidase: MSGQSFVVSGKISPLRGVPKDIPRPEYVGKPAPTPYTGPEVQDAETVEKMRVAGRIARRAMDEAAKHIAPGVTTDELDRVAHEYMVDHGAYPSTLGYRGFPKSLCTSVNEVICHGIPDSTVLRDGDIVNLDVTAFKDGVHGDNNATYLVGDVDEESRLLVERTRTALDRAIKAVRPGRQINVIGRVIESYAKRFGYGVVRDFTGHGINTSFHSGLIVPHYDSPHATTVMREGMTFTIEPMLTLGTYDYEQWDDGWTVVTKDRRRTAQFEETLVVTATGAEILTTP; this comes from the coding sequence ATGTCTGGCCAGTCATTTGTCGTAAGCGGAAAGATCTCCCCCCTGCGCGGGGTCCCCAAGGACATCCCGCGTCCCGAGTACGTCGGGAAGCCGGCGCCCACGCCGTACACCGGGCCCGAGGTGCAGGACGCGGAGACGGTCGAGAAGATGCGCGTCGCGGGGCGGATCGCGCGGCGGGCGATGGACGAGGCGGCGAAGCACATCGCGCCCGGTGTCACGACCGACGAACTCGACCGCGTCGCGCACGAGTACATGGTCGACCACGGGGCCTACCCGTCGACCCTCGGCTACCGCGGTTTCCCGAAGTCGCTGTGCACCTCCGTCAACGAGGTCATCTGCCACGGCATCCCCGACTCGACCGTGCTGCGCGACGGCGACATCGTGAACCTCGACGTCACCGCCTTCAAGGACGGCGTGCACGGCGACAACAACGCGACCTACCTCGTCGGCGACGTGGACGAGGAGTCGCGCCTGCTCGTCGAGCGGACCCGTACGGCACTGGACCGGGCGATCAAGGCCGTGCGCCCCGGGCGGCAGATCAACGTCATCGGGCGCGTCATCGAGTCGTACGCGAAGCGCTTCGGCTACGGCGTCGTCCGGGACTTCACCGGGCACGGCATCAACACGTCCTTCCACTCCGGCCTGATCGTGCCGCACTACGACAGCCCGCACGCCACGACCGTCATGCGCGAGGGCATGACCTTCACCATCGAGCCCATGCTCACCCTCGGCACCTACGACTACGAGCAGTGGGACGACGGCTGGACCGTCGTGACGAAGGACCGCAGGCGCACCGCCCAGTTCGAGGAGACGCTGGTCGTGACGGCGACGGGGGCGGAGATCCTGACGACGCCCTGA
- a CDS encoding site-2 protease family protein, whose amino-acid sequence MATPYSRPDRSDRRVSPVFLGIVAVAAVSGWAVWTGYADATAFAVFLFVTAMWVVSLCLHEYAHARTALHSGDLSVGAKGYLTLNPAKYTHALLSIVLPVVFVILGGIGLPGGAVYIERGAIRGRWRHSLISAAGPLTNVLFAVVCTAPFWLHALDGVPRSFQYALGFLALLQVTAAILNFVPVPGLDGYGVIEPWLSRSVRRQVEPFAPFGLIAVFALLWVPEVNVAFFDAMDGLLRALGVPEFATYCGRNLFRFWVERDPVCALVG is encoded by the coding sequence ATGGCGACCCCGTACTCGCGGCCGGACCGTTCGGACCGGCGGGTCAGTCCCGTCTTCCTGGGCATCGTCGCGGTGGCCGCCGTCTCCGGGTGGGCGGTGTGGACCGGGTACGCGGACGCGACGGCCTTCGCCGTGTTCCTCTTCGTCACCGCGATGTGGGTCGTGTCGCTGTGCCTGCACGAGTACGCGCACGCGCGGACCGCGCTGCACAGCGGGGACCTGAGCGTGGGGGCGAAGGGCTATCTGACGCTCAACCCGGCGAAGTACACGCACGCGCTGCTGAGCATCGTGCTGCCGGTGGTCTTCGTGATCCTCGGCGGTATCGGCCTGCCGGGCGGCGCGGTGTACATCGAGCGGGGCGCGATCAGGGGCCGCTGGCGGCACAGTCTCATCTCGGCGGCGGGGCCGCTCACGAACGTGCTCTTCGCCGTCGTGTGCACGGCCCCGTTCTGGCTGCACGCGCTCGACGGGGTGCCGCGCTCCTTCCAGTACGCGCTGGGCTTCCTCGCGCTGCTCCAGGTGACGGCGGCGATCCTGAACTTCGTGCCGGTGCCGGGCCTCGACGGGTACGGGGTGATCGAGCCGTGGCTCTCGCGGAGTGTGCGCCGGCAGGTGGAGCCGTTCGCGCCGTTCGGGCTGATCGCGGTCTTCGCGCTGCTGTGGGTGCCGGAGGTGAACGTGGCGTTCTTCGACGCGATGGACGGCCTGCTGCGGGCGCTCGGGGTGCCGGAGTTCGCCACGTACTGCGGGCGGAACCTGTTCCGGTTCTGGGTGGAGCGGGATCCGGTCTGCGCGCTCGTCGGGTGA
- a CDS encoding heme oxygenase (biliverdin-producing), giving the protein MDTSTDVSPGLASDAGSAETPFSTVIRTASHAQHTEAENSTFMSDLLNGRLGVDAFARYTEQLWFVYRALEEHFAALAGDPVAGPFVDPGLARLPELERDLAHLRGPGWRAGLAPLPATEEYAARVTECAAGWPGGYVAHHYTRYLGDLSGGQIIRDKAERTWGFARKGDGVRFYVFATVANPAAFKRGYRERLDALPLDAVEKERVVDECRRAFALNTGVFRALGEEFPLAAA; this is encoded by the coding sequence TTGGACACCTCGACGGACGTCTCCCCCGGCCTCGCCAGCGACGCCGGGTCCGCTGAGACCCCCTTCTCGACCGTCATACGCACCGCCTCGCACGCCCAGCACACGGAGGCCGAGAACTCGACCTTCATGAGCGACCTGCTCAACGGGCGCCTCGGCGTGGACGCCTTCGCGCGCTACACCGAGCAGCTCTGGTTCGTCTACCGGGCCCTGGAGGAGCACTTCGCGGCGCTCGCGGGCGATCCCGTCGCCGGGCCGTTCGTCGATCCGGGGCTCGCCCGGCTCCCCGAGCTGGAGCGGGATCTCGCGCACCTGCGCGGGCCCGGCTGGCGCGCGGGCCTCGCCCCGCTCCCCGCGACCGAGGAGTACGCGGCGCGCGTCACCGAGTGCGCCGCGGGCTGGCCGGGCGGGTACGTGGCGCACCACTACACGCGCTACCTCGGGGACCTCTCGGGCGGGCAGATCATCCGCGACAAGGCCGAGCGGACGTGGGGGTTCGCGCGCAAGGGCGACGGGGTCCGCTTCTACGTCTTCGCCACGGTGGCGAACCCGGCCGCCTTCAAACGCGGTTACCGCGAGCGGCTCGACGCGCTGCCGCTCGACGCGGTGGAGAAGGAGCGGGTCGTGGACGAGTGCCGGCGCGCCTTCGCGCTCAACACCGGCGTCTTCCGCGCGCTGGGCGAGGAGTTCCCGCTCGCCGCCGCGTAG
- a CDS encoding nuclear transport factor 2 family protein — MTARTDQAEITALVDRFFLALDTREFTPGWARPYLTDDASMIAPVGSTRGAEAVRTAETALLRFADTQHFASGVVTDAAFCTDHATASWNAYMVHIHHSPAPDPLFVVGGRWEATLRRTAEGWRFTTMAVHVVWTRGEPPTPETGTETETERA; from the coding sequence ATGACCGCGCGAACGGATCAGGCAGAGATCACCGCACTCGTCGACCGCTTCTTCCTGGCGCTCGACACCCGCGAGTTCACCCCCGGGTGGGCCCGCCCCTACCTCACCGACGACGCGAGCATGATCGCCCCGGTGGGCTCGACGCGGGGCGCCGAGGCGGTACGCACCGCCGAGACCGCACTGCTCCGCTTCGCCGACACGCAGCACTTCGCCTCGGGCGTCGTGACGGACGCGGCCTTCTGCACGGACCACGCCACGGCCTCGTGGAACGCGTACATGGTCCACATCCACCACTCCCCCGCCCCCGATCCCCTCTTCGTCGTGGGAGGCCGCTGGGAAGCCACGCTGCGCCGCACGGCGGAGGGCTGGCGCTTCACCACCATGGCGGTCCATGTCGTGTGGACGAGGGGGGAGCCGCCCACGCCGGAGACGGGGACGGAGACGGAGACGGAGAGGGCGTGA